Proteins found in one Mytilus edulis chromosome 2, xbMytEdul2.2, whole genome shotgun sequence genomic segment:
- the LOC139513507 gene encoding isopentenyl-diphosphate Delta-isomerase 1-like isoform X3 encodes MRVNFLNRFVLFKTSIQQAIRRNVMTTSQIPLGVSDRILDNCDVTQVQLMKEECILIDENDKQIGSASKKHCHLLKNINEGLLHRAFSVFLFNQEGQLLLQQRSDAKITFPDNFTNTCCSHPLNTDPELEEGNAIGVRRAAQRKLKHELGISPEQVSVDDFKYLTRIQYKAGNQPEDGIWGESEIDYILFIQKDVDLNINTNEVKSYRYLSQDQLRDFLATSDSEGRLITPWFRLITDRFLYKWWSKLGDLETEMDHKTIYKLS; translated from the exons ATGAGAGTTAATTTCCTAAACCGTTTTGTCTTGTTTAAAACAAGtatacagcaagctataaggag AAATGTAATGACCACTAGCCAGATACCACTTGGTGTATCAGATAGGATCCTAGATAACTGTGATGTAACACAAGTCCAGTTAATGAAAGAAGAATGCATCCTGATagatgaaaatgacaaacagataGGTTCTGCATCAAAGAAACATTGTCATCTccttaaaaatatcaatgaag GTTTGCTCCACAGAGCCTTCAGtgtgtttttgtttaatcaagAGGGACAACTTCTGTTACAACAAAGATCTGATGCCAAAATTACATTTCCTG ATAATTTTACCAACACTTGCTGCAGCCATCCACTGAATACAGACCCAGAACTAGAGGAAGGAAATGCTATAGGTGTGAGGAGAGCAGCTCAGAGGAAATTAAAGCATGAATTAGGAATATCGCCAGAACAG GTTTCTGTAGATGACTTTAAATATTTGACTAGGATACAGTACAAGGCTGGTAACCAACCAGAAGATGGAATCTGGGGAGAAAGTGAAATAGACTATATATTATTCATCCAAAAGGATGTAGATcttaatataaatacaaatgaaGTAAAAAGTTACAGATATCTAAGTCAGGATCAACTAAGAGATTTTTTAg cGACATCAGACAGTGAAGGACGTTTGATAACTCCCTGGTTCAGACTTATCACAGATAGATTCCTATATAAATGGTGGAGTAAACTTGGAGATTTAGAAACAGAGATGGACcataaaactatttataaattGTCGTAG
- the LOC139513507 gene encoding isopentenyl-diphosphate Delta-isomerase 1-like isoform X1, with amino-acid sequence MRVNFLNRFVLFKTSIQQAIRRNVMTTSQIPLGVSDRILDNCDVTQVQLMKEECILIDENDKQIGSASKKHCHLLKNINEGLLHRAFSVFLFNLPGLLHRAFSVFLFNQEGQLLLQQRSDAKITFPDNFTNTCCSHPLNTDPELEEGNAIGVRRAAQRKLKHELGISPEQVSVDDFKYLTRIQYKAGNQPEDGIWGESEIDYILFIQKDVDLNINTNEVKSYRYLSQDQLRDFLATSDSEGRLITPWFRLITDRFLYKWWSKLGDLETEMDHKTIYKLS; translated from the exons ATGAGAGTTAATTTCCTAAACCGTTTTGTCTTGTTTAAAACAAGtatacagcaagctataaggag AAATGTAATGACCACTAGCCAGATACCACTTGGTGTATCAGATAGGATCCTAGATAACTGTGATGTAACACAAGTCCAGTTAATGAAAGAAGAATGCATCCTGATagatgaaaatgacaaacagataGGTTCTGCATCAAAGAAACATTGTCATCTccttaaaaatatcaatgaag GTTTGCTCCACAGAGCCTTCAGTGTGTTTTTGTTTAATCTTCCAGGTTTGCTCCACAGAGCCTTCAGtgtgtttttgtttaatcaagAGGGACAACTTCTGTTACAACAAAGATCTGATGCCAAAATTACATTTCCTG ATAATTTTACCAACACTTGCTGCAGCCATCCACTGAATACAGACCCAGAACTAGAGGAAGGAAATGCTATAGGTGTGAGGAGAGCAGCTCAGAGGAAATTAAAGCATGAATTAGGAATATCGCCAGAACAG GTTTCTGTAGATGACTTTAAATATTTGACTAGGATACAGTACAAGGCTGGTAACCAACCAGAAGATGGAATCTGGGGAGAAAGTGAAATAGACTATATATTATTCATCCAAAAGGATGTAGATcttaatataaatacaaatgaaGTAAAAAGTTACAGATATCTAAGTCAGGATCAACTAAGAGATTTTTTAg cGACATCAGACAGTGAAGGACGTTTGATAACTCCCTGGTTCAGACTTATCACAGATAGATTCCTATATAAATGGTGGAGTAAACTTGGAGATTTAGAAACAGAGATGGACcataaaactatttataaattGTCGTAG
- the LOC139513507 gene encoding isopentenyl-diphosphate Delta-isomerase 1-like isoform X2, whose protein sequence is MDSTFPIIFDMPNVMTTSQIPLGVSDRILDNCDVTQVQLMKEECILIDENDKQIGSASKKHCHLLKNINEGLLHRAFSVFLFNLPGLLHRAFSVFLFNQEGQLLLQQRSDAKITFPDNFTNTCCSHPLNTDPELEEGNAIGVRRAAQRKLKHELGISPEQVSVDDFKYLTRIQYKAGNQPEDGIWGESEIDYILFIQKDVDLNINTNEVKSYRYLSQDQLRDFLATSDSEGRLITPWFRLITDRFLYKWWSKLGDLETEMDHKTIYKLS, encoded by the exons ATGGATAGTACATTTCCGATTATCTTTGACAtgcc AAATGTAATGACCACTAGCCAGATACCACTTGGTGTATCAGATAGGATCCTAGATAACTGTGATGTAACACAAGTCCAGTTAATGAAAGAAGAATGCATCCTGATagatgaaaatgacaaacagataGGTTCTGCATCAAAGAAACATTGTCATCTccttaaaaatatcaatgaag GTTTGCTCCACAGAGCCTTCAGTGTGTTTTTGTTTAATCTTCCAGGTTTGCTCCACAGAGCCTTCAGtgtgtttttgtttaatcaagAGGGACAACTTCTGTTACAACAAAGATCTGATGCCAAAATTACATTTCCTG ATAATTTTACCAACACTTGCTGCAGCCATCCACTGAATACAGACCCAGAACTAGAGGAAGGAAATGCTATAGGTGTGAGGAGAGCAGCTCAGAGGAAATTAAAGCATGAATTAGGAATATCGCCAGAACAG GTTTCTGTAGATGACTTTAAATATTTGACTAGGATACAGTACAAGGCTGGTAACCAACCAGAAGATGGAATCTGGGGAGAAAGTGAAATAGACTATATATTATTCATCCAAAAGGATGTAGATcttaatataaatacaaatgaaGTAAAAAGTTACAGATATCTAAGTCAGGATCAACTAAGAGATTTTTTAg cGACATCAGACAGTGAAGGACGTTTGATAACTCCCTGGTTCAGACTTATCACAGATAGATTCCTATATAAATGGTGGAGTAAACTTGGAGATTTAGAAACAGAGATGGACcataaaactatttataaattGTCGTAG